One Nicotiana tomentosiformis chromosome 4, ASM39032v3, whole genome shotgun sequence genomic window carries:
- the LOC104093742 gene encoding probable strigolactone esterase DAD2, which produces MGQTLLDALNVRVVGSGERFLVLAHGFGTDQSAWNRILPFFLRDYRVVLYDLVCAGSVNPDFFDFRRYTTLDPYVDDLLHILDALGIDRCAYVGHSVSAMIGILASIRRPELFSKLILIGASPRFLNDEDYHGGFEQGEIEKVFSAMEANYEAWVNGFAPLAVGADVPAAVREFSRTLFNMRPDITLFVSRTVFYNSDMRGVLGLVKVPCHIFQTARDHSVPASVATYLKNHLGGRNTVHWLNIEGHLPHLSAPTLLAQELRRALSHR; this is translated from the exons ATGGGTCAGACACTTTTGGATGCTCTGAACGTACGAGTCGTCGGTTCAGGTGAGAGATTTTTGGTGTTAGCTCATGGCTTTGGAACAGACCAATCAGCTTGGAATCGAATTCTTCCTTTTTTTCTCCGAGATTACCGTGTTGTTCTTTACGACCTTGTCTGTGCCGGCAGTGTGAATCCTGATTTCTTCGATTTCCGACGTTATACTACACTTGACCCTTATGTCGATGACCTCCTTCATATTCTTGATGCTCTTGGTATTGATCGTTGTGCTTATGTTGGCCACTCTGTCTCCGCCATGATCGGAATTCTCGCCTCCATTCGCCGCCCTGAACTCTTCTCCAAACTCATCCTCATCGGTGCTTCTCCCAG GTTCTTGAATGATGAAGACTACCACGGTGGATTTGAACAAGGAGAGATAGAGAAAGTATTTTCAGCAATGGAGGCAAATTACGAGGCATGGGTCAATGGTTTTGCTCCGTTAGCTGTCGGAGCAGATGTTCCGGCTGCGGTACGAGAATTTAGCAGGACATTGTTTAATATGAGACCGGACATAACATTGTTTGTGTCAAGGACAGTTTTTTATAACAGTGACATGAGGGGAGTTTTAGGCCTTGTGAAAGTTCCATGCCATATATTTCAGACAGCAAGGGACCACTCTGTACCTGCATCAGTGGCTACGTACCTAAAGAACCACCTAGGTGGTCGGAATACAGTGCATTGGTTGAATATTGAAGGTCATTTGCCCCACCTTAGTGCCCCTACTTTATTGGCTCAAGAGCTTAGAAGAGCTCTTTCTCATAGGTGA
- the LOC138910388 gene encoding uncharacterized mitochondrial protein AtMg00810-like, with the protein MEDSKEIDTPIATAIKLDIDEPGSSVDQKLYRGMMGSLSYLTASRPDIIFNSNFNLVGYADADYTGFLADRKSTSGMAYFLGSCLVSWATKKQNYVALSTDEAEYVAAASLCAQLLWIK; encoded by the exons atggaagattccaaagaaattgacactcctatagcaACAGCCATAaaattggatatagatgaacccggttcatctgttgatcagaagttatATAGGGGAATGATGGGCTCTTTATCgtatctcactgctagcagacctgacattattttta atagtaatttcaatctagtgggatatgctgatgctgattatacaGGTTTTCTTgcggatagaaagagcacctcaggtatggcatactttcttggctcatgtcttgtatcttgggccaccaaaaagcaaaattatgtggccttatctactgatgaagctgagtatgttgccgCTGCTTCACTTTGTGCTCAATTACTATggatcaaataa
- the LOC138910390 gene encoding secreted RxLR effector protein 161-like: MEDSKKIDTPIATATKLDIDEPGSSVDQKLYRGMMGSLSYLTASRPDIIFSVGLCARFQANPNESHFTTVKRILRYLKGTTDLCLWYPKGSNFNLVGYADADYIGFLVDRKSTSDMAHFLGSCLVFWATKKKSFVALSTAEAGYVAAASCCAQLMWIK, encoded by the coding sequence atggaagattccaaaaaaattgacactcctatagcaacagccacaaaattggatatagatgaacccggttcatctgttgatcagaagttgtataggggaatgatggGCTCTTTATCgtatctcactgctagcagacctgacattatttttagtgtaggcctttgtgctagatttcaggcaaatccaaatgAGTCTCACTTCACTACTGTCAAGAGGAtattgagatacctaaaaggcactaCTGACTTGTGTCTATGGTATCcgaaaggtagtaatttcaatctagtgggatatgctgatgctgattatataggttttcttgtggatagaaagagcacctcagatatggcacactttcttggctcatgtcttgtgttttgggccaccaaaaagaaaTCTtttgtggccttatctactgctgaagctgggTATGTTGCTGCCGCTTCATGCTGTGCTCAATTGATGTGGATCAAATaa
- the LOC138910389 gene encoding uncharacterized protein produces the protein MSSGVKVPSTVRENKKRKAASSIPVEIPPTRGRATKSQKKQSEAELEKALAENKRKVVAKGKKKVVELVEIDEMDLVLRDEEETEEMEVVTPKSAEPSTLAKRTRFALKPRKVKIVEEEEWSREEEEEKEEEGESDAEKDKMVKFGKRTILKGRLLMDLEESGMVMLLEKLQLQGWKNMVLQMDGKLAKTKIMEFMANYEIKNGRVASVPAEGYNDYKKLKWTSLDNLPTKFAITRKFGDNDEELEPKTVYKSDMKPPLKVLLEFVNKVVLPKVLTGTKTYAIPYGFILMVVLAHFKVHIKQWEVGTSKDRFGENTLTACDYEVHTTPKEPGSSKNVPVNSKVLALVQENGAKDAEINRLKKRLAEVEAERDTLRAELEKEKEKNDGGICWTK, from the exons ATGAGTTCAGGAGTCAAAGTTCCTAGCACTGTTAGGGAAAACAAGAAGAGAAAGGCTGCCTCTTCTATCCCTGTAGAGATTCCTCCtacaagaggaagagctacaaagagtcagaagaagcagagtgaggctgaACTAGAAAAGGCCTTAGCAGAAAATAAGAGAAAAGTTGTTGCTAAAGGAAAAAAGAAGGTGGTTGAGCTTGTTGAAATTGATGAGATGGACTTGGTCCTTCGAGATGAAGAGGAGACAGAGGAAATGGAGGTTGTGACTCCGAAG TCTGCGGAGCCATCTACTTTGGCAAAAAGAACCAGGTTTGCATTGAAACCAAGAAAAGTGAAAATAGTGGAAGAAGAGGAATGGagtagagaagaagaagaagaaaaagaagaagaaggagaatcGGATGCTGAGAAGGATAAGATGGTTAAATTTGGGAAGAGAACCATCTTGAAAGGTAGACTCCTCATGGACTTAGAGGAATCAGGTATGGTAATGCTGCTGGAGAAGTTACAATTGCAAGGATGGAAGAACATGGTCCTTCAAATGGATGGAAAGCTGGCCAAGACTAAAATTATGGAGTTCATGGCAAATTATGAGATCAAAAATGGTAGGGTTGCCA GTGTACCTGCTGAAGGGTATAATGATTATAAGAAGCTTAAATGGACAAGTCTAGATAATCTCCCTACTAAATTTGCAATTACAAGAAAATTTGGTGACAATGATGAAGAGCTTGAGCCAAAGACTGTGTATAAAAGTGATATGAAGCCTCCCCTTAAAGTGCTATTAGAATTTGTTAACAAAGTTGTCCTACCTAA ggttctaaCTGGAACCAAAACTTATGCCATACCCTATGGCTTCATTCTCATGGTTGTACTTGCACACTTCAAGGTACACATAAAGCAATgggaggttggtacaagcaaggatcgCTTTGGGGAAAATACGTtgactgcttgtgactatgaagtacACACAactcccaaagaacctggttcatccaaaaaTGTACCTGTGAACAGCAAAGTGCTAGCTTTGGTGCAAGAAAATGGGGCTAAGGATGCGGAGATTAataggctgaagaagaggttggcagagGTGGAGGCTGAGAGAGATACTCTCAGAGCTGAGctggaaaaagaaaaggagaagaatgatggggGAATTTGTTGGaccaagtga